The following proteins are encoded in a genomic region of Liolophura sinensis isolate JHLJ2023 chromosome 7, CUHK_Ljap_v2, whole genome shotgun sequence:
- the LOC135471309 gene encoding metabotropic glutamate receptor 8-like isoform X2 codes for MVDIAKALGWNYVITVADEGNYGEKGIGAFEEKAKKSGVCVAHSFEIPLSVTEDTFDKLIKEMFEVDKARAVVMFVNEDNSRGLLQAFLKSNRSQDFAFLASDSWGKKIHPVHKQEQAAEGAVTLLPKRVVVPGFDNYFLQLNPIQNRRNPWFKEYWEVTFNCTFENKPKVDHCTGLETFAGRNIVYEQEGLVQFVIDSVYALAHAMDAMLSAKCKREKSLQTCVNHMTSMAGEDLLHYIRNVSFTGVGGNLVHFDMNGDGLSGYDIFQFKKKDEGSYEYELVGEWTDGLFLNASLLRWKGTSGTHPKSVCSDPCKFGHAKSTRGDSCCWVCIKCGDYEYLENESTCTKCPEGHKPDPTKSSCIRLPVLHLEWDSLWAIFPVAFSSLGMMCTIFVLLVFIRYNKTPVIMASGRELCYILLLGIFLSYGMSFVILARPSIIICTAKRVGLGVSLCLIYAAMLTKTNRIYRIFNRGVKAMVKRPSYTSPKSQIVICLCLVSVQTVGGITWLGFEVPDTLLVSQGKDAVVLKCKASQIAVVISLFYNILLIIFCTVYAFKTRKIPQNFNEAKYIAFTMYSTCIVWLAFIPIYFGANNDFKIERTSLCMCVSISAAVALACLFAPKVYIVLFQPHKNVRQVNNNSSTTQKSTSRPQFARTQNKFETCVTYNGSVVSSEIQRSPENVFQDSFEDSSFDEGVAMQTPST; via the exons GTGTTTGTGTGGCCCATTCCTTTGAGATACCACTATCTGTGACAGAGGACACCTTTGACAAGCTGATCAAGGAGATGTTTGAAGTGGATAAAGCTCGGGCTGTCGTCATGTTTGTGAACGAGGACAACAGTCGGGGATTACTCCAAGCATTTCTTAAAAGTAATCGTAGTCAAGATTTTGCCTTCCTGGCCAGTGACAGCTGGGGCAAAAAGATTCATCCTGTCCACAAGCAGGAACAAGCAGCAGAGGGAGCTGTGACTCTCCTACCGAAAAGGGTAGTTGTACCTG GATTCGACAATTACTTCCTGCAACTAAATCCTATTCAAAACAGAAGGAATCCTTGGTTCAAAGAATACTGGGAGGTGACCTTTAATtgcacatttgaaaacaaacccAAAGTAGATCATTGTACAG GTTTAGAGACGTTTGCAGGTCGTAACATCGTCTATGAACAAGAAGGGCTGGTCCAGTTTGTGATCGATTCCGTTTATGCCCTGGCACATGCCATGGATGCAATGCTCTCTGCTAAGTGCAAACGGGAGAAATCTCTTCAGACCTGCGTAAACCACATGACGAGTATGGCTGGCGAGGATCTGTTACATTACATCCGCAACGTTTCATTTACTG GTGTTGGTGGTAATCTCGTTCATTTCGACATGAATGGCGACGGGCTGAGTGGTTATGACATCTTCCAATTTAAGAAGAAAGATGAAGGCTCCTATGAATATGAACTTGTTGGCGAATGGACAGACGG GTTGTTCCTGAATGCTAGTCTACTGAGATGGAAAGGGACGTCGGGAACCCATCCCAAATCCGTCTGCAGTGACCCGTGTAAGTTCGGTCACGCGAAAAGTACCAGAGGAGATTCGTGCTGCTGGGTTTGTATCAAGTGTGGAGATTACGAATACCTGGAGAATGAATCCACTTGTACCAAGTGCCCGGAAGGTCACAAGCCAGATCCGACCAAAAGCTCATGCATCAGACTACCTGTCCTCCATTTGGAATGGGACAGCCTTTGGGCCATATTTCCTGTGGCTTTCTCCAGCCTTGGAATGATGTGTACTATCTTTGTCCTTCTCGTCTTCATCCGCTACAACAAGACTCCGGTGATTATGGCCTCTGGTCGCGAGTTGTGCTACATCTTACTTCTTGGGATATTTCTATCCTATGGAATGTCGTTTGTAATTCTCGCCAGGCCGTCGATCATCATCTGTACTGCCAAACGCGTTGGGTTGGGTGTTTCTCTGTGCTTGATATACGCGGCAATGCTGACCAAGACCAACCGGATATACAGGATATTCAACAGAGGTGTGAAGGCCATGGTGAAGCGGCCTAGCTACACTAGCCCCAAATCACAAATTGTCATATGCTTATGCCTAGTGTCCGTACAAACGGTAGGCGGCATAACATGGTTAGGATTTGAAGTTCCTGACACTCTTCTAGTCAGCCAAGGGAAAGATGCTGTTGTCTTGAAGTGCAAGGCCTCACAAATAGCAGTGGTCATATCCCTGTTTTATAACATTCTGTTGATAATATTTTGTACTGTGTACGCTTTCAAAACGAGAAAAATACCACAGAACTTCAATGAAGCCAAATACATTGCATTTACCATGTATTCAACTTGCATTGTTTGGCTGGCGTTCATTCCTATATACTTCGGAGCCAACAATGACTTTAAG atcGAGCGCACTTCCTTGTGTATGTGCGTAAGCATCAGTGCTGCCGTAGCTCTGGCGTGTCTCTTCGCTCCTAAAGTATACATTGTGTTGTTCCAGCCGCACAAAAACGTTCGTcaagtcaacaacaacagcagtacAACACAGAAAAGTACGAGCAGACCACAGTTTGCGCgtacacaaaacaaatttgaaacatgtgTAACCTACAATGGGAGTGTTGTGTCATCTGAAATTCAGCGATCTCCAGAAAATGTTTTCCAAGACAGTTTTGAAGATTCCTCGTTTGACGAAGGAGTTGCCATGCAGACGCCATCTACGtga